Genomic DNA from Leucobacter triazinivorans:
CGCCTCGCGGAGCGTCCTCGGCCAGCGCGGCCAGCGCCTCCACCGAGCCCGCGGCGACGATCTGACCGCCGCCGTTGCGGTTCGCGGGGGTGAGCCCGTGGGCGGCGATCCTGTCGAGCACGTCGGCCTCGACGCCGCCCACCACGGCGGCCATGCCGGTGTCGGCCTCTGCCGCGGCGCGGGCCATGGCCCGCCCGCGCACGCCCACCAGTCGCAGCGCGTCGCTCTCGGAGAGGATGCCGACGGCCGCCGCGGCAGCGAACTCGCCGACGGAGTGGCCGGCGACACCGGCGTCCCCGAGTGCCGTGCGCGCGGAGAGCTCGCGCCACGCCAACAGGCTGGCTGCGACGATGAGGGGCTGAGCGACGGCCGTGTCACGGATGGTATCGGCGTCGCTCTCGGTGCCGTGCTGCACCAGGTCCACGCCGGCCCGCTCCGAGGCCTCGCCGAGGAAGTCCCGAGCGCCGGGGAGCTCGAGCCACTCGTTCAGGAATCCGGGGGTCTGTGAGCCCTGTCCAGGGCATGCGATGACAATCACGTGTTCAAGTTTCTCAGATCGGGGCGCGGGGTCCTGCATATTCTCCATCATGTTCTCCGGAAAATGTTGTCAGAATCCGCAGCGCATGTCGGTGGGATTCCCGTCGCCGGGCGGTGGGATCAGCGCTGCTTGCCGCGTCTGCCCTGGTGCTGAGCGATCGATCCTGCGATGAGTGCGGACTGCAGGATCAGCGCCTCTCGTGCTCCCGTCGCGTTCCAGCCGATCACCTCGGACACCTTCTTCAGCCGGTAGCGCACCGTATTGGGATGCACGAACAGCTCGCGCGCGGTCGCCTCGAGCGATCGCCCGTTGTCCAGGTAGCACCAGAGGGTCTCGAGCAGCTCGCCGGAGTGCGCGGCGAGCGGTTCGTAGATCTGCTCGATGAGCGTGCGCCGAGCGAGGCCGTCGCCGGCGAGCGC
This window encodes:
- a CDS encoding ACP S-malonyltransferase, yielding MIVIACPGQGSQTPGFLNEWLELPGARDFLGEASERAGVDLVQHGTESDADTIRDTAVAQPLIVAASLLAWRELSARTALGDAGVAGHSVGEFAAAAAVGILSESDALRLVGVRGRAMARAAAEADTGMAAVVGGVEADVLDRIAAHGLTPANRNGGGQIVAAGSVEALAALAEDAPRGARVIRLQVAGAFHTEYMAGAISALREAAEGVTPADPKHPLWTNADGSRVTDGARFVELLVSQVANPVRWDACMESFQEAGITGLVELAPGGALTGIAKRALKGVPSVAITSPADLDAAVALVAEAA